One window of the Marmota flaviventris isolate mMarFla1 chromosome 2, mMarFla1.hap1, whole genome shotgun sequence genome contains the following:
- the Plcb2 gene encoding 1-phosphatidylinositol 4,5-bisphosphate phosphodiesterase beta-2 isoform X2, which yields MSLLNPVLLPPKVKAYLSQGERFIKWDDETAVASPVILRVDPKGYYLYWTYQSKEMEFLDITSIRDTRFGKFAKIPKSQKLRDVFNMDFPDNHFLLKTLTVVSGPDMVDLTFHNFVSYKENVGKDWAEDVLALAKHPLTANAPRSTFLDKILVKLKMQLTPEGKIPVKNFFQMFPADRKRVEAALSACHLAKGKNDAINPEDFPESVYKSFLMSLCPRPEIDEIFTSYHAKAKPYMTKEHLTKFINQKQRDSRLNSLLFPPARPEQVQGLIDKYEPSGINVQRGQLSPEGMVWFLCGPENSVLAQDKLLLHHDMTQPLNHYFINSSHNTYLTAGQFSGLSSAEMYRQVLLSGCRCVELDCWKGKPPDEEPIITHGFTMTTDILFKEAIEAIAESAFKTSPYPVILSFENHVDSPRQQAKMAEYCRTMFGDMLLTEPLEKFPLKPGIPLPSPEDLRGKILIKNKKNQFSGSAAPSKEPSGEAEGNGLPRAPVGEDTVWAGEEGSELEEEEVEVEEEEESGNLDEEEMKKMQSDEGTAGLEVTAYEEMSSLVNYIQPTKFISFEFSAQKNRSYVISSFTELKAYELLSKASVQFVDYNKRQMSRIYPKGTRMDSSNYMPQMFWNAGCQMVALNFQTMDLPMQQNMALFEFNGQSGYLLKHEFMRRLDKQFNPFSVDRIDVVVATTLSITVISGQFLSERSVRTYVEVELFGLPGDPKRRYRTKLSPSPNSINPVWKEEPFVFEKILMPELASLRVAVMEEGNKFLGHRIIPINALNSGYHHLCLHSESNMPLTMPALFIFLEMKDYVPDTWADLTVALANPIKFFNAHDKKSMKLKEAMGGVPEKPFSSISPVAHQVNGASSAPASNGSAATARAREEAPKEAVEPQTTSPEELRELKGIVKLQRRHDKELRELERRGVRRWEELLQRGEAQLAELGLPSTCSKLRPGKGSRKKRTLPCEETGGAARGEGTEDADSRVRELKERLEQELQQQGEEQYLCILKRKEQHVAEQMAKMMELAREKHAAELKTLKENSEIDTKEMKKKLEAKRLERIQAMTKASSDKMAQERLKREINNSHIQEVVQTIKQMTDTLERHQEKLEEKQAACLEQIQDMEKRFQQEALAEYEARMKGLEAEVKESVRACLRACVPSEAEDKPERVCEASKEPCGQDPLTTMADIQESRL from the exons ATGTCTCTGCTGAACCCTGTCCTGCTGCCCCCCAAGGTGAAGGCCTATCTGAGCCAAGGGGAGCGCTTCATCAAATGGGACGAT GAAACTGCAGTAGCCTCCCCAGTTATCCTCCGTGTGGATCCCAAGGGCTATTACTTGTACTGGACCTATCAGAGTAAG GAGATGGAGTTTCTGGATATCACTAGCATCCGGGACACCCGCTTTGGGAAGTTTGCCAAGATTCCCAAG AGCCAGAAGCTCCGGGATGTCTTCAACATGGACTTTCCAGATAACCACTTCCTGCTGAAGACACTTACAGTGGTGTCCGGCCCCGACATGGTGGACCTCACCTTCCACAACTTTGTATCCTACAAGGAGAACGTGGGCAAG GACTGGGCTGAAGATGTACTAGCTCTGGCCAAGCACCCATTGACGGCCAATGCCCCCCGCAGCACCTTCCTGGACAAGAT CCTGGTGAAGCTCAAGATGCAACTGACCCCTGAAGGGAAGATTCCTGTGAAGAA TTTTTTCCAGATGTTTCCTGCTGACCGCAAGCGGGTGGAAGCTGCTCTCAGTGCCTGTCACCTGGCAAAGGGGAAG AATGATGCTATCAATCCTGAGGACTTCCCAGAATCTGTCTACAAGAGTTTTCTCATGAGCCTCTGTCCTCGGCCAGAAATAGACGAGATCTTCACTTCCTA CCATGCTAAGGCCAAACCCTACATGACCAAGGAGCACCTGACCAAATTCATCAACCAGAAACAGCGTGACTCTCGGCTCAACTCCTTGCTGTTCCCACCAGCGAGACCTGAACAGGTGCAGGGCCTCATCGACAAATATGAACCCAGTGGCATCAACGTGCAGAGGG gccagcTGTCACCTGAGGGCATGGTCTGGTTTCTCTGTGGGCCAGAGAACAGTGTGCTGGCCCAGGACAAGCTGCTGCTCCACCATGACATGACGCAGCCTCTCAATCATTACTTCATCAACTCCTCACACAACACCTACCTGACAG CTGGCCAGTTCTCAGGCCTTTCCTCGGCTGAGATGTACCGTCAGGTGCTGCTGTCTGGCTGCCGCTGTGTGGAGCTGGACTGCTGGAAGGGGAAGCCCCCTGACGAGGAGCCCATTATTACCCATGGCTTCACCATGACCACAGACATCTTGTTCAAG GAAGCTATTGAAGCAATTGCAGAAAGTGCCTTTAAGACCTCTCCCTATCCCGTCATCCTGTCATTTGAAAACCATGTGGACTC ACCCCGCCAACAGGCTAAGATGGCTGAGTACTGCAGGACGATGTTTGGGGATATGCTGCTCACAGAGCCCTTGGAAAAATTCCCA CTGAAACCAGGCATCCCTCTGCCCAGTCCTGAGGACCTCCGGGGTAAGATCCTCATCAAGAATAAGAAAAACCAGTTTTCTGGTTCAGCAGCCCCCAgcaaggagcctagtggggaggctgagggcaATGGCCTGCCCAGGGCCCCAGTGGGCGAGGACACAG TGTGGGCTGGTGAGGAAGGGtctgagctggaggaggaggaggtggaagtggaagaggaagaggagtcgGGAAACCTGGATGAAGAAGAGATGAAGAAGATGCAGTCGGATGAG GGCACCGCAGGCCTGGAGGTGACGGCTTATGAAGAGATGTCCAGCCTAGTTAATTACATCCAGCCCACCAAGTTCATCTCTTTCGAGTTCTCTGCCC AGAAGAACCGAAGTTATGTCATCTCCTCCTTCACGGAGCTCAAGGCTTATGAACTGCTCTCCAAGGCCTCCGTGCAGTTTGTGGA CTACAACAAGCGCCAGATGAGTCGCATTTACCCCAAGGGCACTCGCATGGACTCCTCCAACTACATGCCCCAGATGTTCTGGAATGCTGGATGCCAGATGGTTGCCCTCAACTTCCAGACGATGG ACCTGCCCATGCAGCAGAACATGGCACTGTTCGAGTTCAACGGGCAGAGCGGCTACCTCCTCAAGCATGAGTTCATGCGCCGACTGGACAAGCAATTCAATCCCTTCTCGGTGGACCGAATTGATGTGGTGGTAGCCACCACTCTTTCTATTACG GTCATCTCTGGGCAGTTCCTGTCAGAACGCAGTGTGCGCACCTATGTGGAAGTGGAATTGTTTGGTCTTCCAGGGGACCCCAAGAGGCGCTATCGCACCAAGCTGTCACCCAGTCCCAACTCCATCAATCCTGTGTGGAAAGAGGAGCCCTTTGTTTTTGAGAAG ATCTTAATGCCTGAGCTGGCTTCCCTCAGGGTGGCTGTGATGGAGGAAGGCAATAAATTTCTCGGCCACCGCATCATCCCCATCAACGCTCTGAATTCTG GATATCATCATCTGTGCCTGCACAGTGAGAGCAACATGCCCCTCACCATGCCTGCGCTGTTTATCTTCCTGGAGATGAAGGACTATGTACCTGACACTTGGGCAG ATCTCACCGTTGCCCTTGCCAACCCCATCAAGTTCTTCAATGCCCATGATAAGAAGTCTATGAAGCTCAAGGAGGCCATGGGAGGTGTGCCTGAG AAGCCCTTCTCATCCATAAGTCCAGTTGCTCACCAAGTAAATGGAGCATCATCTGCCCCAGCAAGCAACGGGTCAGCAG CCACGGCCAGGGCCAGGGAGGAGGCCCCCAAAGAAGCTGTGG AGCCGCAGACCACTAGCCCGGAGGAGCTGCGCGAGCTGAAGGGCATCGTGAAGCTGCAGCGGCGGCACGACAAGGAGCTTCGGGAGCTGGAGCGGCGAGGCGTGCGGCGTTGGGAGGAGCTGCTGCAGCGCGGTGAGGCGCAGCTGGCCGAGCTTGGGCTGCCCAGCACCTGCAGCAAGCTCCGCCCGGGAAAGGGCTCGCGCAAGAAGAG GACCCTGCCCTGCGAGGAGACTGGTGGGGCCGCCCGGGGCGAGGGCACTGAGGACGCAGACTCACGTGTGCGGGAACTGAAGGAAAGGCTGGAGCAGGAACTACAACAGCAGGGCGAGGAACAGTACCTGTGCATTCTGAAACGCAAGGAGCAGCATGTGGCTGAG CAAATGGCTAAAATGATGGAGCTGGCCAGAGAGAAACACGCTGCAGAGCTGAAGACCCTCAAGGAGAACTCAGAGAT TGACACcaaagagatgaagaaaaagctGGAGGCCAAGAGGCTAGAGAGAATCCAGGCCATGACCAAAGCTTCCTCTGACAAGATGGCCCAGGAGAG GCTGAAGAGAGAGATTAACAACTCCCACATCCAGGAAGTGGTGCAGACCATCAAGCAG ATGACCGATACCCTGGAGCGGCACCAGGAAAAGCTGGAGGAAAAGCAGGCAGCCTGCTTGGAACAGATCCAGGACATGGAAAAGCGG TTCCAGCAAGAGGCATTGGCGGAGTATGAGGCCAGGATGAAGGGCCTGGAGGCTGAGGTGAAGGAGTCGGTGAGGGCCTGCCTCAGGGCCTGCGTCCCCTCTGAGGCTGAGGACAAGCCTGAGAGAGTCTGTGAAGCCTCCAAGGAGCCATGTGGCCAGGACCCACTCACAACCATGGCAGACATCCAGGAAAGCCGCCTCTGA
- the Plcb2 gene encoding 1-phosphatidylinositol 4,5-bisphosphate phosphodiesterase beta-2 isoform X1, with protein MSLLNPVLLPPKVKAYLSQGERFIKWDDETAVASPVILRVDPKGYYLYWTYQSKEMEFLDITSIRDTRFGKFAKIPKSQKLRDVFNMDFPDNHFLLKTLTVVSGPDMVDLTFHNFVSYKENVGKDWAEDVLALAKHPLTANAPRSTFLDKILVKLKMQLTPEGKIPVKNFFQMFPADRKRVEAALSACHLAKGKNDAINPEDFPESVYKSFLMSLCPRPEIDEIFTSYHAKAKPYMTKEHLTKFINQKQRDSRLNSLLFPPARPEQVQGLIDKYEPSGINVQRGQLSPEGMVWFLCGPENSVLAQDKLLLHHDMTQPLNHYFINSSHNTYLTAGQFSGLSSAEMYRQVLLSGCRCVELDCWKGKPPDEEPIITHGFTMTTDILFKEAIEAIAESAFKTSPYPVILSFENHVDSPRQQAKMAEYCRTMFGDMLLTEPLEKFPLKPGIPLPSPEDLRGKILIKNKKNQFSGSAAPSKEPSGEAEGNGLPRAPVGEDTVWAGEEGSELEEEEVEVEEEEESGNLDEEEMKKMQSDEGTAGLEVTAYEEMSSLVNYIQPTKFISFEFSAQKNRSYVISSFTELKAYELLSKASVQFVDYNKRQMSRIYPKGTRMDSSNYMPQMFWNAGCQMVALNFQTMDLPMQQNMALFEFNGQSGYLLKHEFMRRLDKQFNPFSVDRIDVVVATTLSITVISGQFLSERSVRTYVEVELFGLPGDPKRRYRTKLSPSPNSINPVWKEEPFVFEKILMPELASLRVAVMEEGNKFLGHRIIPINALNSGYHHLCLHSESNMPLTMPALFIFLEMKDYVPDTWADLTVALANPIKFFNAHDKKSMKLKEAMGGVPEKPFSSISPVAHQVNGASSAPASNGSAAATARAREEAPKEAVEPQTTSPEELRELKGIVKLQRRHDKELRELERRGVRRWEELLQRGEAQLAELGLPSTCSKLRPGKGSRKKRTLPCEETGGAARGEGTEDADSRVRELKERLEQELQQQGEEQYLCILKRKEQHVAEQMAKMMELAREKHAAELKTLKENSEIDTKEMKKKLEAKRLERIQAMTKASSDKMAQERLKREINNSHIQEVVQTIKQMTDTLERHQEKLEEKQAACLEQIQDMEKRFQQEALAEYEARMKGLEAEVKESVRACLRACVPSEAEDKPERVCEASKEPCGQDPLTTMADIQESRL; from the exons ATGTCTCTGCTGAACCCTGTCCTGCTGCCCCCCAAGGTGAAGGCCTATCTGAGCCAAGGGGAGCGCTTCATCAAATGGGACGAT GAAACTGCAGTAGCCTCCCCAGTTATCCTCCGTGTGGATCCCAAGGGCTATTACTTGTACTGGACCTATCAGAGTAAG GAGATGGAGTTTCTGGATATCACTAGCATCCGGGACACCCGCTTTGGGAAGTTTGCCAAGATTCCCAAG AGCCAGAAGCTCCGGGATGTCTTCAACATGGACTTTCCAGATAACCACTTCCTGCTGAAGACACTTACAGTGGTGTCCGGCCCCGACATGGTGGACCTCACCTTCCACAACTTTGTATCCTACAAGGAGAACGTGGGCAAG GACTGGGCTGAAGATGTACTAGCTCTGGCCAAGCACCCATTGACGGCCAATGCCCCCCGCAGCACCTTCCTGGACAAGAT CCTGGTGAAGCTCAAGATGCAACTGACCCCTGAAGGGAAGATTCCTGTGAAGAA TTTTTTCCAGATGTTTCCTGCTGACCGCAAGCGGGTGGAAGCTGCTCTCAGTGCCTGTCACCTGGCAAAGGGGAAG AATGATGCTATCAATCCTGAGGACTTCCCAGAATCTGTCTACAAGAGTTTTCTCATGAGCCTCTGTCCTCGGCCAGAAATAGACGAGATCTTCACTTCCTA CCATGCTAAGGCCAAACCCTACATGACCAAGGAGCACCTGACCAAATTCATCAACCAGAAACAGCGTGACTCTCGGCTCAACTCCTTGCTGTTCCCACCAGCGAGACCTGAACAGGTGCAGGGCCTCATCGACAAATATGAACCCAGTGGCATCAACGTGCAGAGGG gccagcTGTCACCTGAGGGCATGGTCTGGTTTCTCTGTGGGCCAGAGAACAGTGTGCTGGCCCAGGACAAGCTGCTGCTCCACCATGACATGACGCAGCCTCTCAATCATTACTTCATCAACTCCTCACACAACACCTACCTGACAG CTGGCCAGTTCTCAGGCCTTTCCTCGGCTGAGATGTACCGTCAGGTGCTGCTGTCTGGCTGCCGCTGTGTGGAGCTGGACTGCTGGAAGGGGAAGCCCCCTGACGAGGAGCCCATTATTACCCATGGCTTCACCATGACCACAGACATCTTGTTCAAG GAAGCTATTGAAGCAATTGCAGAAAGTGCCTTTAAGACCTCTCCCTATCCCGTCATCCTGTCATTTGAAAACCATGTGGACTC ACCCCGCCAACAGGCTAAGATGGCTGAGTACTGCAGGACGATGTTTGGGGATATGCTGCTCACAGAGCCCTTGGAAAAATTCCCA CTGAAACCAGGCATCCCTCTGCCCAGTCCTGAGGACCTCCGGGGTAAGATCCTCATCAAGAATAAGAAAAACCAGTTTTCTGGTTCAGCAGCCCCCAgcaaggagcctagtggggaggctgagggcaATGGCCTGCCCAGGGCCCCAGTGGGCGAGGACACAG TGTGGGCTGGTGAGGAAGGGtctgagctggaggaggaggaggtggaagtggaagaggaagaggagtcgGGAAACCTGGATGAAGAAGAGATGAAGAAGATGCAGTCGGATGAG GGCACCGCAGGCCTGGAGGTGACGGCTTATGAAGAGATGTCCAGCCTAGTTAATTACATCCAGCCCACCAAGTTCATCTCTTTCGAGTTCTCTGCCC AGAAGAACCGAAGTTATGTCATCTCCTCCTTCACGGAGCTCAAGGCTTATGAACTGCTCTCCAAGGCCTCCGTGCAGTTTGTGGA CTACAACAAGCGCCAGATGAGTCGCATTTACCCCAAGGGCACTCGCATGGACTCCTCCAACTACATGCCCCAGATGTTCTGGAATGCTGGATGCCAGATGGTTGCCCTCAACTTCCAGACGATGG ACCTGCCCATGCAGCAGAACATGGCACTGTTCGAGTTCAACGGGCAGAGCGGCTACCTCCTCAAGCATGAGTTCATGCGCCGACTGGACAAGCAATTCAATCCCTTCTCGGTGGACCGAATTGATGTGGTGGTAGCCACCACTCTTTCTATTACG GTCATCTCTGGGCAGTTCCTGTCAGAACGCAGTGTGCGCACCTATGTGGAAGTGGAATTGTTTGGTCTTCCAGGGGACCCCAAGAGGCGCTATCGCACCAAGCTGTCACCCAGTCCCAACTCCATCAATCCTGTGTGGAAAGAGGAGCCCTTTGTTTTTGAGAAG ATCTTAATGCCTGAGCTGGCTTCCCTCAGGGTGGCTGTGATGGAGGAAGGCAATAAATTTCTCGGCCACCGCATCATCCCCATCAACGCTCTGAATTCTG GATATCATCATCTGTGCCTGCACAGTGAGAGCAACATGCCCCTCACCATGCCTGCGCTGTTTATCTTCCTGGAGATGAAGGACTATGTACCTGACACTTGGGCAG ATCTCACCGTTGCCCTTGCCAACCCCATCAAGTTCTTCAATGCCCATGATAAGAAGTCTATGAAGCTCAAGGAGGCCATGGGAGGTGTGCCTGAG AAGCCCTTCTCATCCATAAGTCCAGTTGCTCACCAAGTAAATGGAGCATCATCTGCCCCAGCAAGCAACGGGTCAGCAG CAGCCACGGCCAGGGCCAGGGAGGAGGCCCCCAAAGAAGCTGTGG AGCCGCAGACCACTAGCCCGGAGGAGCTGCGCGAGCTGAAGGGCATCGTGAAGCTGCAGCGGCGGCACGACAAGGAGCTTCGGGAGCTGGAGCGGCGAGGCGTGCGGCGTTGGGAGGAGCTGCTGCAGCGCGGTGAGGCGCAGCTGGCCGAGCTTGGGCTGCCCAGCACCTGCAGCAAGCTCCGCCCGGGAAAGGGCTCGCGCAAGAAGAG GACCCTGCCCTGCGAGGAGACTGGTGGGGCCGCCCGGGGCGAGGGCACTGAGGACGCAGACTCACGTGTGCGGGAACTGAAGGAAAGGCTGGAGCAGGAACTACAACAGCAGGGCGAGGAACAGTACCTGTGCATTCTGAAACGCAAGGAGCAGCATGTGGCTGAG CAAATGGCTAAAATGATGGAGCTGGCCAGAGAGAAACACGCTGCAGAGCTGAAGACCCTCAAGGAGAACTCAGAGAT TGACACcaaagagatgaagaaaaagctGGAGGCCAAGAGGCTAGAGAGAATCCAGGCCATGACCAAAGCTTCCTCTGACAAGATGGCCCAGGAGAG GCTGAAGAGAGAGATTAACAACTCCCACATCCAGGAAGTGGTGCAGACCATCAAGCAG ATGACCGATACCCTGGAGCGGCACCAGGAAAAGCTGGAGGAAAAGCAGGCAGCCTGCTTGGAACAGATCCAGGACATGGAAAAGCGG TTCCAGCAAGAGGCATTGGCGGAGTATGAGGCCAGGATGAAGGGCCTGGAGGCTGAGGTGAAGGAGTCGGTGAGGGCCTGCCTCAGGGCCTGCGTCCCCTCTGAGGCTGAGGACAAGCCTGAGAGAGTCTGTGAAGCCTCCAAGGAGCCATGTGGCCAGGACCCACTCACAACCATGGCAGACATCCAGGAAAGCCGCCTCTGA
- the Plcb2 gene encoding 1-phosphatidylinositol 4,5-bisphosphate phosphodiesterase beta-2 isoform X3, giving the protein MSLLNPVLLPPKVKAYLSQGERFIKWDDETAVASPVILRVDPKGYYLYWTYQSKEMEFLDITSIRDTRFGKFAKIPKSQKLRDVFNMDFPDNHFLLKTLTVVSGPDMVDLTFHNFVSYKENVGKDWAEDVLALAKHPLTANAPRSTFLDKILVKLKMQLTPEGKIPVKNFFQMFPADRKRVEAALSACHLAKGKNDAINPEDFPESVYKSFLMSLCPRPEIDEIFTSYHAKAKPYMTKEHLTKFINQKQRDSRLNSLLFPPARPEQVQGLIDKYEPSGINVQRGQLSPEGMVWFLCGPENSVLAQDKLLLHHDMTQPLNHYFINSSHNTYLTAGQFSGLSSAEMYRQVLLSGCRCVELDCWKGKPPDEEPIITHGFTMTTDILFKEAIEAIAESAFKTSPYPVILSFENHVDSPRQQAKMAEYCRTMFGDMLLTEPLEKFPLKPGIPLPSPEDLRGKILIKNKKNQFSGSAAPSKEPSGEAEGNGLPRAPVGEDTVWAGEEGSELEEEEVEVEEEEESGNLDEEEMKKMQSDEGTAGLEVTAYEEMSSLVNYIQPTKFISFEFSAQKNRSYVISSFTELKAYELLSKASVQFVDYNKRQMSRIYPKGTRMDSSNYMPQMFWNAGCQMVALNFQTMDLPMQQNMALFEFNGQSGYLLKHEFMRRLDKQFNPFSVDRIDVVVATTLSITVISGQFLSERSVRTYVEVELFGLPGDPKRRYRTKLSPSPNSINPVWKEEPFVFEKILMPELASLRVAVMEEGNKFLGHRIIPINALNSGYHHLCLHSESNMPLTMPALFIFLEMKDYVPDTWADLTVALANPIKFFNAHDKKSMKLKEAMGGVPEKPFSSISPVAHQVNGASSAPASNGSAGAGKSPVEPRDAQGICQSILCSYSSHGQGQGGGPQRSCGAADH; this is encoded by the exons ATGTCTCTGCTGAACCCTGTCCTGCTGCCCCCCAAGGTGAAGGCCTATCTGAGCCAAGGGGAGCGCTTCATCAAATGGGACGAT GAAACTGCAGTAGCCTCCCCAGTTATCCTCCGTGTGGATCCCAAGGGCTATTACTTGTACTGGACCTATCAGAGTAAG GAGATGGAGTTTCTGGATATCACTAGCATCCGGGACACCCGCTTTGGGAAGTTTGCCAAGATTCCCAAG AGCCAGAAGCTCCGGGATGTCTTCAACATGGACTTTCCAGATAACCACTTCCTGCTGAAGACACTTACAGTGGTGTCCGGCCCCGACATGGTGGACCTCACCTTCCACAACTTTGTATCCTACAAGGAGAACGTGGGCAAG GACTGGGCTGAAGATGTACTAGCTCTGGCCAAGCACCCATTGACGGCCAATGCCCCCCGCAGCACCTTCCTGGACAAGAT CCTGGTGAAGCTCAAGATGCAACTGACCCCTGAAGGGAAGATTCCTGTGAAGAA TTTTTTCCAGATGTTTCCTGCTGACCGCAAGCGGGTGGAAGCTGCTCTCAGTGCCTGTCACCTGGCAAAGGGGAAG AATGATGCTATCAATCCTGAGGACTTCCCAGAATCTGTCTACAAGAGTTTTCTCATGAGCCTCTGTCCTCGGCCAGAAATAGACGAGATCTTCACTTCCTA CCATGCTAAGGCCAAACCCTACATGACCAAGGAGCACCTGACCAAATTCATCAACCAGAAACAGCGTGACTCTCGGCTCAACTCCTTGCTGTTCCCACCAGCGAGACCTGAACAGGTGCAGGGCCTCATCGACAAATATGAACCCAGTGGCATCAACGTGCAGAGGG gccagcTGTCACCTGAGGGCATGGTCTGGTTTCTCTGTGGGCCAGAGAACAGTGTGCTGGCCCAGGACAAGCTGCTGCTCCACCATGACATGACGCAGCCTCTCAATCATTACTTCATCAACTCCTCACACAACACCTACCTGACAG CTGGCCAGTTCTCAGGCCTTTCCTCGGCTGAGATGTACCGTCAGGTGCTGCTGTCTGGCTGCCGCTGTGTGGAGCTGGACTGCTGGAAGGGGAAGCCCCCTGACGAGGAGCCCATTATTACCCATGGCTTCACCATGACCACAGACATCTTGTTCAAG GAAGCTATTGAAGCAATTGCAGAAAGTGCCTTTAAGACCTCTCCCTATCCCGTCATCCTGTCATTTGAAAACCATGTGGACTC ACCCCGCCAACAGGCTAAGATGGCTGAGTACTGCAGGACGATGTTTGGGGATATGCTGCTCACAGAGCCCTTGGAAAAATTCCCA CTGAAACCAGGCATCCCTCTGCCCAGTCCTGAGGACCTCCGGGGTAAGATCCTCATCAAGAATAAGAAAAACCAGTTTTCTGGTTCAGCAGCCCCCAgcaaggagcctagtggggaggctgagggcaATGGCCTGCCCAGGGCCCCAGTGGGCGAGGACACAG TGTGGGCTGGTGAGGAAGGGtctgagctggaggaggaggaggtggaagtggaagaggaagaggagtcgGGAAACCTGGATGAAGAAGAGATGAAGAAGATGCAGTCGGATGAG GGCACCGCAGGCCTGGAGGTGACGGCTTATGAAGAGATGTCCAGCCTAGTTAATTACATCCAGCCCACCAAGTTCATCTCTTTCGAGTTCTCTGCCC AGAAGAACCGAAGTTATGTCATCTCCTCCTTCACGGAGCTCAAGGCTTATGAACTGCTCTCCAAGGCCTCCGTGCAGTTTGTGGA CTACAACAAGCGCCAGATGAGTCGCATTTACCCCAAGGGCACTCGCATGGACTCCTCCAACTACATGCCCCAGATGTTCTGGAATGCTGGATGCCAGATGGTTGCCCTCAACTTCCAGACGATGG ACCTGCCCATGCAGCAGAACATGGCACTGTTCGAGTTCAACGGGCAGAGCGGCTACCTCCTCAAGCATGAGTTCATGCGCCGACTGGACAAGCAATTCAATCCCTTCTCGGTGGACCGAATTGATGTGGTGGTAGCCACCACTCTTTCTATTACG GTCATCTCTGGGCAGTTCCTGTCAGAACGCAGTGTGCGCACCTATGTGGAAGTGGAATTGTTTGGTCTTCCAGGGGACCCCAAGAGGCGCTATCGCACCAAGCTGTCACCCAGTCCCAACTCCATCAATCCTGTGTGGAAAGAGGAGCCCTTTGTTTTTGAGAAG ATCTTAATGCCTGAGCTGGCTTCCCTCAGGGTGGCTGTGATGGAGGAAGGCAATAAATTTCTCGGCCACCGCATCATCCCCATCAACGCTCTGAATTCTG GATATCATCATCTGTGCCTGCACAGTGAGAGCAACATGCCCCTCACCATGCCTGCGCTGTTTATCTTCCTGGAGATGAAGGACTATGTACCTGACACTTGGGCAG ATCTCACCGTTGCCCTTGCCAACCCCATCAAGTTCTTCAATGCCCATGATAAGAAGTCTATGAAGCTCAAGGAGGCCATGGGAGGTGTGCCTGAG AAGCCCTTCTCATCCATAAGTCCAGTTGCTCACCAAGTAAATGGAGCATCATCTGCCCCAGCAAGCAACGGGTCAGCAG GAGCAGGGAAGAGCCCAGTTGAGCCAAGGGATGCCCAGGGCATCTGCCAGTCCATCCTGTGCTCTTACAGCAGCCACGGCCAGGGCCAGGGAGGAGGCCCCCAAAGAAGCTGTGG AGCCGCAGACCACTAG